A window of the Lepisosteus oculatus isolate fLepOcu1 chromosome 14, fLepOcu1.hap2, whole genome shotgun sequence genome harbors these coding sequences:
- the LOC138243139 gene encoding uncharacterized protein isoform X5 has product MGLRACLFISLLLLLLLPLNRVGEVTGCSGDSTDFNKSSTDCSDCYACCNGCPDSTTCSTTATESSAPPSPKERQMNWAAIWSSLGVLLMCCVLVLGILCHRKRRRPRDSQTKPEPFYEVIKDTGARASLFSERLEKTDSDYCLAQTPLPAGNELIQTDTAVEYSTVNKSQAAQNITQPNSDVEYATINKPRAAQKSD; this is encoded by the exons ATGGGACTCCGAGCCTGCCTCTTCatctccctgctcctcctgctgctgctccctCTGAACCGCGTGGGGGAAGTCACCGGATGCTCCGGCGACTCCACAG actttaataaaagcagcactgattgttCAG acTGTTATGCATGTTGCAATGGATGTCCAG ACTCAACAACATGCAGCACCACTGCTACAGAGTCTTCTGCTCCTCCAAGTCCCA AGGAGAGGCAAATGAACTGGGCTGCGATCTGGTCTTCACTAGGAGTCCTACTGATGTGCTGTGTGCTCGTGCTGGGGATCCTGTGTCACAGAAAGAGAAGGAGACCCAGAG ACAGTCAGACAAAGCCAGAGCCTTTCTATGAAGTCATCAAGGACACAGGAGCTAGAGCAAGCC TTTTTTCAGAACGCCTGGAGAAAACGGATTCCGATTACTGCCTGGCGCAAACTCCACTCCCAGCCGGTAACG AATTAATACAGACAGATACTGCTGTTGAATACTCCACAGTCAACAAATCCCAAGCTGCACAAA ACATCACACAACCAAACAGTGATGTTGAGTACGCCACCATCAACAAACCGAGAGCAGCACAAA AGTCTGACTGA
- the LOC138243139 gene encoding uncharacterized protein isoform X4 — MGLRACLFISLLLLLLLPLNRVGEVTGCSGDSTDFNKSSTDCSDSTTCSTTATESSAPPSPKERQMNWAAIWSSLGVLLMCCVLVLGILCHRKRRRPRDSQTKPEPFYEVIKDTGARASLFSERLEKTDSDYCLAQTPLPAGNELIQTDTAVEYSTVNKSQAAQNITQPNSDVEYATINKPRAAQREEFQKVDKCSGAFFTV, encoded by the exons ATGGGACTCCGAGCCTGCCTCTTCatctccctgctcctcctgctgctgctccctCTGAACCGCGTGGGGGAAGTCACCGGATGCTCCGGCGACTCCACAG actttaataaaagcagcactgattgttCAG ACTCAACAACATGCAGCACCACTGCTACAGAGTCTTCTGCTCCTCCAAGTCCCA AGGAGAGGCAAATGAACTGGGCTGCGATCTGGTCTTCACTAGGAGTCCTACTGATGTGCTGTGTGCTCGTGCTGGGGATCCTGTGTCACAGAAAGAGAAGGAGACCCAGAG ACAGTCAGACAAAGCCAGAGCCTTTCTATGAAGTCATCAAGGACACAGGAGCTAGAGCAAGCC TTTTTTCAGAACGCCTGGAGAAAACGGATTCCGATTACTGCCTGGCGCAAACTCCACTCCCAGCCGGTAACG AATTAATACAGACAGATACTGCTGTTGAATACTCCACAGTCAACAAATCCCAAGCTGCACAAA ACATCACACAACCAAACAGTGATGTTGAGTACGCCACCATCAACAAACCGAGAGCAGCACAAA GAGAAGAATTCCAAAAGGTGGACAAATGCTCTGGAGCATTTTTCACAGTGTGA
- the LOC138243139 gene encoding uncharacterized protein isoform X6, with amino-acid sequence MGLRACLFISLLLLLLLPLNRVGEVTGCSGDSTDFNKSSTDCSDCYACCNGCPDSTTCSTTATESSAPPSPNSQTKPEPFYEVIKDTGARASLFSERLEKTDSDYCLAQTPLPAGNELIQTDTAVEYSTVNKSQAAQNITQPNSDVEYATINKPRAAQREEFQKVDKCSGAFFTV; translated from the exons ATGGGACTCCGAGCCTGCCTCTTCatctccctgctcctcctgctgctgctccctCTGAACCGCGTGGGGGAAGTCACCGGATGCTCCGGCGACTCCACAG actttaataaaagcagcactgattgttCAG acTGTTATGCATGTTGCAATGGATGTCCAG ACTCAACAACATGCAGCACCACTGCTACAGAGTCTTCTGCTCCTCCAAGTCCCA ACAGTCAGACAAAGCCAGAGCCTTTCTATGAAGTCATCAAGGACACAGGAGCTAGAGCAAGCC TTTTTTCAGAACGCCTGGAGAAAACGGATTCCGATTACTGCCTGGCGCAAACTCCACTCCCAGCCGGTAACG AATTAATACAGACAGATACTGCTGTTGAATACTCCACAGTCAACAAATCCCAAGCTGCACAAA ACATCACACAACCAAACAGTGATGTTGAGTACGCCACCATCAACAAACCGAGAGCAGCACAAA GAGAAGAATTCCAAAAGGTGGACAAATGCTCTGGAGCATTTTTCACAGTGTGA
- the LOC138243139 gene encoding uncharacterized protein isoform X2, with amino-acid sequence MGLRACLFISLLLLLLLPLNRVGEVTGCSGDSTDFNKSSTDCSDCYACCNGCPDSTTCSTTATESSAPPSPKERQMNWAAIWSSLGVLLMCCVLVLGILCHRKRRRPRDSQTKPEPFYEVIKDTGARASQRLEKTDSDYCLAQTPLPAGNELIQTDTAVEYSTVNKSQAAQNITQPNSDVEYATINKPRAAQREEFQKVDKCSGAFFTV; translated from the exons ATGGGACTCCGAGCCTGCCTCTTCatctccctgctcctcctgctgctgctccctCTGAACCGCGTGGGGGAAGTCACCGGATGCTCCGGCGACTCCACAG actttaataaaagcagcactgattgttCAG acTGTTATGCATGTTGCAATGGATGTCCAG ACTCAACAACATGCAGCACCACTGCTACAGAGTCTTCTGCTCCTCCAAGTCCCA AGGAGAGGCAAATGAACTGGGCTGCGATCTGGTCTTCACTAGGAGTCCTACTGATGTGCTGTGTGCTCGTGCTGGGGATCCTGTGTCACAGAAAGAGAAGGAGACCCAGAG ACAGTCAGACAAAGCCAGAGCCTTTCTATGAAGTCATCAAGGACACAGGAGCTAGAGCAAGCC AACGCCTGGAGAAAACGGATTCCGATTACTGCCTGGCGCAAACTCCACTCCCAGCCGGTAACG AATTAATACAGACAGATACTGCTGTTGAATACTCCACAGTCAACAAATCCCAAGCTGCACAAA ACATCACACAACCAAACAGTGATGTTGAGTACGCCACCATCAACAAACCGAGAGCAGCACAAA GAGAAGAATTCCAAAAGGTGGACAAATGCTCTGGAGCATTTTTCACAGTGTGA
- the LOC138243139 gene encoding uncharacterized protein isoform X1, translated as MGLRACLFISLLLLLLLPLNRVGEVTGCSGDSTDFNKSSTDCSDCYACCNGCPDSTTCSTTATESSAPPSPKERQMNWAAIWSSLGVLLMCCVLVLGILCHRKRRRPRDSQTKPEPFYEVIKDTGARASLFSERLEKTDSDYCLAQTPLPAGNELIQTDTAVEYSTVNKSQAAQNITQPNSDVEYATINKPRAAQREEFQKVDKCSGAFFTV; from the exons ATGGGACTCCGAGCCTGCCTCTTCatctccctgctcctcctgctgctgctccctCTGAACCGCGTGGGGGAAGTCACCGGATGCTCCGGCGACTCCACAG actttaataaaagcagcactgattgttCAG acTGTTATGCATGTTGCAATGGATGTCCAG ACTCAACAACATGCAGCACCACTGCTACAGAGTCTTCTGCTCCTCCAAGTCCCA AGGAGAGGCAAATGAACTGGGCTGCGATCTGGTCTTCACTAGGAGTCCTACTGATGTGCTGTGTGCTCGTGCTGGGGATCCTGTGTCACAGAAAGAGAAGGAGACCCAGAG ACAGTCAGACAAAGCCAGAGCCTTTCTATGAAGTCATCAAGGACACAGGAGCTAGAGCAAGCC TTTTTTCAGAACGCCTGGAGAAAACGGATTCCGATTACTGCCTGGCGCAAACTCCACTCCCAGCCGGTAACG AATTAATACAGACAGATACTGCTGTTGAATACTCCACAGTCAACAAATCCCAAGCTGCACAAA ACATCACACAACCAAACAGTGATGTTGAGTACGCCACCATCAACAAACCGAGAGCAGCACAAA GAGAAGAATTCCAAAAGGTGGACAAATGCTCTGGAGCATTTTTCACAGTGTGA
- the LOC138243139 gene encoding uncharacterized protein isoform X3, translated as MGLRACLFISLLLLLLLPLNRVGEVTGCSGDSTDCYACCNGCPDSTTCSTTATESSAPPSPKERQMNWAAIWSSLGVLLMCCVLVLGILCHRKRRRPRDSQTKPEPFYEVIKDTGARASLFSERLEKTDSDYCLAQTPLPAGNELIQTDTAVEYSTVNKSQAAQNITQPNSDVEYATINKPRAAQREEFQKVDKCSGAFFTV; from the exons ATGGGACTCCGAGCCTGCCTCTTCatctccctgctcctcctgctgctgctccctCTGAACCGCGTGGGGGAAGTCACCGGATGCTCCGGCGACTCCACAG acTGTTATGCATGTTGCAATGGATGTCCAG ACTCAACAACATGCAGCACCACTGCTACAGAGTCTTCTGCTCCTCCAAGTCCCA AGGAGAGGCAAATGAACTGGGCTGCGATCTGGTCTTCACTAGGAGTCCTACTGATGTGCTGTGTGCTCGTGCTGGGGATCCTGTGTCACAGAAAGAGAAGGAGACCCAGAG ACAGTCAGACAAAGCCAGAGCCTTTCTATGAAGTCATCAAGGACACAGGAGCTAGAGCAAGCC TTTTTTCAGAACGCCTGGAGAAAACGGATTCCGATTACTGCCTGGCGCAAACTCCACTCCCAGCCGGTAACG AATTAATACAGACAGATACTGCTGTTGAATACTCCACAGTCAACAAATCCCAAGCTGCACAAA ACATCACACAACCAAACAGTGATGTTGAGTACGCCACCATCAACAAACCGAGAGCAGCACAAA GAGAAGAATTCCAAAAGGTGGACAAATGCTCTGGAGCATTTTTCACAGTGTGA